The Candidatus Aramenus sp. CH1 DNA segment AGTCCTCTTCTCCCAGGGGATAAAGAAGGAGCTCGTGGAGCAGGAGAACGGGATTTGGCACTCCCTTTACTCTATCCGCGTGCCATACATAAATAACTGGAAGGTAATATGGGACTTGAATTGGGCGACAATTATAGAGTTCTCAAGCTAGGTGGAGCACTTATAACGGACAAGCGAGTACCTTACTCCTTTAGGGAGGAGGTTGTAAGGTATATAGCAAAGGAGATCAAGGGGTTTAAAGTAATCCTAGTGCACGGTGGCGGGAGCTTTGGCCACTACGAGGCCAGCATTAACGACCCTTTTAGGACAACTAGGACAGCACTGGCCATGCAGGACTTGAACTTGAGGATAACTAGGGTACTGCTGAGCGAGGGGGTTAAGGCCTTTCCCTTGCCAGGGAGGTGTTTCTCCCTTGACAGGGTCCACGAGATCCTAGGGAACGGCCTCGTCCCCGTCACCTATGGGGACATCCTTCCAAATGGGGAGATCATCTCAGGGGACGACCTGACCTTAACCTTAGCAAAGCACTTTAAGGTAACTGCCCTCTTTGCAGTTAACATTGATGGCGTAATAGTAGGAGGGAAAGTGAAGGACAGGGTCAACTCACTCGAGGGAATTGTAGACCTAGAGACTGGGAGGTACGACGTCACTGGGGGGATAGTGGGGAAAATTAGGAAGATACTCCAATACAAGGTCAACTCGTTGATTTTCAACGGGAAAGACCCAGCTAATGTATATAAGGCATTGAGAGGAGAAAGAGTAGGCACACTTGTGGAGGCGGAAGGATGATAAGCAACAGGAAGGTTCAACACGTTGAGATATGCCTTTACGAGGACGTAGAGGGCTTTACTTCTACCCTGCTGGGGGACGTAGTCCTTGTACACAAGGCCATGCCTGGGCTCTCGTTCAATGAAGTTGACACCTCTACCTATTTCTTCAGAAAGAAGATCTCCGCGCCCCTAATGGTAACTGGAATGACTGGGGGGACCCAGTTCTTGGGGAAGATAAACCAGACGATAGCAGAGGTAGCGGAGGAAGTGGGAATACCCATGGGCGTGGGAAGCCAGAGGATCGCCATAGAGAAGGAGTCGGCAGCCGAGAGCTTCAAGGTGGTGAGGAAGTACGCCCCTACAATCCCTGTAGTCGCCAACCTAGGGGCACCTCAGCTTGCCAGGGGCTATGGATTAAAGGAGGTTGAGAAATCTGTATCAATGATAGAGGCAGACGCCATTGCCATACACTTTAACCCAGCCCAGGAGCTTTTCCAGCCAGAGGGGGAACCGGAGTACCCGATGGCAATCCTGGAGAAGTTGAGGGACATCTCCAAGTCCCTGTCAGTCCCAATAATAATCAAGGAGACGGGCACCGGGATATCTATGGAGGTGGCGTCCCTCATGTCCTCCTACGGCTTCAAGAACTTCGACGTCTCTGGGCAGGGAGGGACTAGCTGGGTGGCTGTGGAAATGGTGAGGGATAAGGCGATGGGGAACTGGAAGGCAAAGAGCGCGTCGCTTTTTGCCGACTGGGGGGTGCCAACTGGAGCCTCAATAGTGGAGACGAGGTACTCAGTACCAGACGCCTTCATAGTAGGTAGCGGTGGAATAAGGAACGGTTTGGACGTGGCAAAGGCCATTGCGCTGGGAGCTGACGTGGCCGGTATGGCGAACCCAGTACTGAAGAGGGCAATGGAGGGAAAGGACTCCCTAAGGGAGTTCTTCAGGAGGACACTTTTTGAGCTCAAGTCAGCCATGATGCTCACAGGCTCCAAGGACGTGGAGAGCCTCAAGAGGACTAGCGTAGTGATATGGAAGGGATTGAAAGAGTGGATGGAATCTAGGGGGATAAGTTTATCTACATACGAAAAACTTAGAAAAAGAGAAAGATGAACATAGACCAGTACTTCAACGAGATAGTTAGCAACGTAGATAAGGAGATTTTCTCTTACCTAAAGGGGGACGCAAAAGACCTCTACGAGGCGTCCCTTTACCTTCTTAAGGCTGGAGGCAAGAGGCTAAGGCCCCTCATCTTAGTTGCTTCCTCCGACCTGGTGGGAGGGGAGAGGACGAGGGCATACAAGGCAGGTGCGGCAGTCGAGGTCTTACACAACTTTACCTTGATCCACGACGACATAATGGATCAGGACACGTTGAGGAGGGGTAAGCCCACAGTTCACGTGGTGTGGGGAGTCCCCACTGCCATCTTAGCTGGAGACCTGCTCCACGCTAAGGCCTTCGAGATACTCAACGATGCCCTAAGGGGGCTTGACGGTGAGAGGTACTTCTGGGCCCTTTCCACTTTCTCGAGGTCAGTGATTGTAATATCCGAGGGGCAGGCCATGGACATGGAGTTCGAGAAGAGGGCTGACGTCACTGAGTCGGAGTACGTGGAGATGATAAAGAGGAAGACCGCCCAGCTTTTCGCCTGTTCCTCTGCTCTAGGAGGGATAGTTGGAGGGGCAGACCGCGGTACTGTCGAGAAGCTTTACTCCTTCGGCATGGACTTAGGCGTTTCCTTCCAGATAGTTGACGACATACTTGGCCTCACGGCTGACGAAAGGGAGCTGGGTAAGCCAGTGTACAGCGACGTAAGAGAGGGCAAAAAGACCATCCTAGCGATTAAGGCCCTTGAAAGGGCAAGCGATAAGGAGAGAAAAGTCATCCTAGAAGGTCTAGGGTCTAAAGACGCGGAGAAAGTGAGGGCAGCTGCGGAGACCATAAAGTCCCTCTCCTTGGACTACGCCTACGACATGGCGGAGCGCTATTTGGACAGGGCGTTGAAGTTCCTCGAGGCAGTAGAAGGAAAGAGCGAAATAGCTGGAATGGCTTTAAAATACCTAGCCGAGTTTACAGTTAAAAGGCGGAAATGACTTGGACTATGTAGCCCCCTTAATTTCGTTCGTAGTCACTTTCCTAGTCACAAGCTGGATAATCAAGGTATCTAAAGCTAGAGGATTCGTAGGAAAGGACGTAAATAAGCCCAACAAACCGGAAGTGCCAGTACTGGGAGGAGTGGGAATAGTTGCAGGATTCGTAGGAGGGTCTTTCGCGCTTTTGGTCGACGACCAGAGCGAGGTTAGCGAGACCGTCGTCCTGGCTTCCCTCATATCGTCCCTCATAGTAGCCTTCCTTGGACTGCTAGACGACGTCTTAAACATAAGGCAATCAGTGAGGGCCTTGACACCCACCTTCGCCTCCGTTCCTCTGGCCATCTTCAGCGTGGGGCATTCCGTGATTTCAATACCTTTCCTAGGCTTCGTAAACTTCGGCCTCCTATATTACGTGGTCGTAATCCCTGCAGCTTTGACAATTACAGCGAACGCCTTCAACATGCTGGAGGGGCTTAACGGGCTTGGGACTGGCATGGGGATCATAATGGCGGGAACCCTCGCGTTTATTGGGCTCAGGGGTGCGGAGCAGACGTACATAGCGGGAGAGCTGGCCTTAGCGCTGGTGGCGTCCCTTGTCGCTTTCCTCTTTTACAATAAATATCCAGCGAAGGTGTTTCCAGGGAACATAGGCACGTATTTTATTGGGTCCGCAATAGGCGCTATTGGTATATCTGGGTTCATGCTCACAGCGCTGGCGATCCTCTACTTGCCCTACGTTGTAGAGTTCGTCCTCAAGGCTAGGACGAAGTTTAAGGGCGTCTCCTTTGGCAAGGTGTCCGCAGAGGGCTACCTTTACTGGGACGGGAAACCCAACTCCTTGACGCACGTAGTGATGAAGATGGGCCACTTTAAGGAGTATCAAGTAGTGCTAATACTTTGGGGACTCGAGGTGGCATTTGCGGTCCTTGCGGTATACCTTCAAACCACGACGATAAGGCTGTAAAGGGGGCGGGCAATCTGGATCCCTGCGCTTGAACGCTAAGTAAAATAACCATTAAGCGGGCTGAAGAAACGCTAAGGAACTCAAGTAGGAAATTTAGCGCCCTTCTCGCGTAGTTAAAACAGCGTCAGACGTAAGTATTGAAGGACCTTTCCGTTTCCACGGCGGTTTTACGCAGAAAGTTGAGGCCCCCTTTCGTTAGATCAGATCTAAGTGGAAATTGCCGAACTAATGGTGGGGCTGGAGGGATTTGAACCCTCGATCACCAGGGCCCAAGCCTGGCATCCTAGTCCAGGCTAGACTACAGCCCCGCGTATTTTCATTTAGTTACGTGACTTTAAAGCTTTTGCGGGTCGGCCCCCCTCCCCCACGGTAGTGAATAACCTAGGCTTAACCCAGACCTTCCTCGGACCGGTGACCAGTAAGCGCTAACGTCCGGCTACGGTTGCTCCCTTCCGGGCCTGGCCGATTCACCCGGCAAGTATGGCACTTTCCCTTCCTCCGAAGGGAAAGTCCATAGCCGTTAGCCCTACTGGGCGATCCTCATCGTACGGTCTGGACCTAGGTTATTCCTTGCCGTGGGGAAGAGGTTACTGGTGCCCGCCTTACGCCACGCGGGTACAGGAGGTGGCGAGCCTCCCCACCCTACCCGACCCATGATATAGTACTCGTACTAGCTTTTGAATTTAATCGCGTTTGCTAAATGATTGACAAGTTAATGTAAACAGGACGATGTCCGTATGCCTGTTGCTATCTAGAGGGAAAATAGAGAAGATGGTTTCCATCTCCCTATAGCTCCCACAAGTCTAACGTTTTGTCCTTAATTAGACATCACGCTGGATTAGTTTCCAGTTCGGAGGTATGAAGATGAAAGTGGCGGAAAAGAAATCAACATATTAATGGCTTTACGACTACTGGAAGCTTAGGATATTATTAGAACGTTTAACATGAGCTTTCATCTACTAAGGAATGCTGAAGTTGACGGAATAAGAGGTACCCGTTGGACGCTTAGCTTCGAAGATGTTTCCACATGACTATCCGGCTCCGCGTAATCAGCTCTGCTTTTCTCCGTGTTTCCTGGCCCTTTTGGACCCAATAACATTTATAAGCGATGAGGGAAAAATAAGAACTGCCGGGGTCGCCTAGCCTGGTTAGGGCGGCGGCCTGCTATTTTAATCAAGCAGGTAGCCGTTGGGGATCACCCCACGCGGGTTCAAATCCCGCCCCCGGCGCTACGCATTTCTACCGGCGTATTCGTGAAAATCCTATCTGTAAAGCTTGTGATGCCCATAAGCAGCATGTCCTTGAAAATCCCTTATGAGTAAAGTTCATCTATTTCGACTTATTAGTCTATTTTCTTTTAATACTAAATTATTTTAATTTATTTTATACTATCTAACCGCGTTAAAGAAATTATAGTAATCCTTTATGTGGAAAAGGATAAAAAAATCCCTCAAATATCTATTATGACCTAATATGGGACTGAAGGATCTAGTTGTAGCCTTATTCCAACTTGACAAGGACTGGACAACTAGGATAGTAATGGCCATGCTAGTAATGGGGGTCATCTGGGGGCTCCTAGGCGTCATAGATTCCCTTATGGTGAGGATACAGGAGACGGCGTGGGGGACACTGGGAACTCTAGTCATGACCTCTCAGGAGTACTACGGAGGAATAACGCTCCACGCGGAAAGGGACCTCTTCGGCTTCGCCCAGCAGGTCATCTACGCCCTCTTTATCTACTTTACCATAAAGTTACTCAACTTACAGCCGAGGGCCAAGTGGTTGCTCAACATCTCTTTCATCATTCTAAATATCTCCATGATGTTTATGGAGGGTCCAATAGTCGCCTACCCAGTGTTCAACGATAACTACTTCTCCGCTACT contains these protein-coding regions:
- a CDS encoding UDP-N-acetylglucosamine--dolichyl-phosphate N-acetylglucosaminephosphotransferase, translated to MDYVAPLISFVVTFLVTSWIIKVSKARGFVGKDVNKPNKPEVPVLGGVGIVAGFVGGSFALLVDDQSEVSETVVLASLISSLIVAFLGLLDDVLNIRQSVRALTPTFASVPLAIFSVGHSVISIPFLGFVNFGLLYYVVVIPAALTITANAFNMLEGLNGLGTGMGIIMAGTLAFIGLRGAEQTYIAGELALALVASLVAFLFYNKYPAKVFPGNIGTYFIGSAIGAIGISGFMLTALAILYLPYVVEFVLKARTKFKGVSFGKVSAEGYLYWDGKPNSLTHVVMKMGHFKEYQVVLILWGLEVAFAVLAVYLQTTTIRL
- a CDS encoding isopentenyl phosphate kinase, with amino-acid sequence MGLELGDNYRVLKLGGALITDKRVPYSFREEVVRYIAKEIKGFKVILVHGGGSFGHYEASINDPFRTTRTALAMQDLNLRITRVLLSEGVKAFPLPGRCFSLDRVHEILGNGLVPVTYGDILPNGEIISGDDLTLTLAKHFKVTALFAVNIDGVIVGGKVKDRVNSLEGIVDLETGRYDVTGGIVGKIRKILQYKVNSLIFNGKDPANVYKALRGERVGTLVEAEG
- a CDS encoding polyprenyl synthetase family protein gives rise to the protein MNIDQYFNEIVSNVDKEIFSYLKGDAKDLYEASLYLLKAGGKRLRPLILVASSDLVGGERTRAYKAGAAVEVLHNFTLIHDDIMDQDTLRRGKPTVHVVWGVPTAILAGDLLHAKAFEILNDALRGLDGERYFWALSTFSRSVIVISEGQAMDMEFEKRADVTESEYVEMIKRKTAQLFACSSALGGIVGGADRGTVEKLYSFGMDLGVSFQIVDDILGLTADERELGKPVYSDVREGKKTILAIKALERASDKERKVILEGLGSKDAEKVRAAAETIKSLSLDYAYDMAERYLDRALKFLEAVEGKSEIAGMALKYLAEFTVKRRK
- the fni gene encoding type 2 isopentenyl-diphosphate Delta-isomerase, whose translation is MISNRKVQHVEICLYEDVEGFTSTLLGDVVLVHKAMPGLSFNEVDTSTYFFRKKISAPLMVTGMTGGTQFLGKINQTIAEVAEEVGIPMGVGSQRIAIEKESAAESFKVVRKYAPTIPVVANLGAPQLARGYGLKEVEKSVSMIEADAIAIHFNPAQELFQPEGEPEYPMAILEKLRDISKSLSVPIIIKETGTGISMEVASLMSSYGFKNFDVSGQGGTSWVAVEMVRDKAMGNWKAKSASLFADWGVPTGASIVETRYSVPDAFIVGSGGIRNGLDVAKAIALGADVAGMANPVLKRAMEGKDSLREFFRRTLFELKSAMMLTGSKDVESLKRTSVVIWKGLKEWMESRGISLSTYEKLRKRER